The stretch of DNA CATTGCTTGAGCCACAAGCACTGCATTTGGCATTCTTGGGCACTGGGCCTGAAATGCGCATTTGATGTTTGCATTGCTTGCACTCCAAGGCAGTATCGGCAAAATCGCTGACATCTTCGTGATTTTTGATAGTAATGAATTTCATAAATACGCTCCTTCTTGGCTGGAATGAATGTGCTTTTGCTACTAACAAGCTTAGCAGCCAGCCATCGCCATGACGAGCCTTGCAGATGACAGCTTGATGACAACCATGGGTTGACGATTGACCTGCTGCTCCATTGACAACTAGCCAGATCTAAATCTCCCAAAGATAGCTAAAACCCATCAATTACTAGTCTATTTTTAATGAATTATTGACAATTGCCTACGTTTTGGCTAAAACCAAAGCGCGAATTTAGACGAATGGTTGCCACAGGAATCATAGTCTATTGGAGGTTGTTGCCAATGTCAGAACGTTTCAATCTATCGCGGCGAGGATTTTTGGGTGCAGTAGGGTTGGGCAGTTTGGCGGCAATTTGGGGCAGCAAAGGGGTCAGCGCCAAAAAATATGGTGGTGTAGGCAAAACCTTCGATCAAGCTACCGTTCCAACCAATGGCAAATTTACCCTTCCCTCCTTGCCCTATGATTATGGCGATTTGGAGCCGCACCTCGATGCTGAAACGATGTACATTCATCATCAAAAACACCATCAAGCACTAGTGACCAATTTAAATGCAGCCTTGGCCGATTATCCCAAATTGCAAAGCATAAATGTAGCCGAACTCTTGCATGGTTTAAGCAGCTTGCCGAGCGCGATTCAAACCGCTGTGCGCAACAACGCTGGCGGCCATGCCAACCATGCAATTTGGTGGGCAATGCTCTCACCAAAAGGTGGTGGCAATGTTGGTGGTGCATTGGCTGCTGCAATTAACACCAAATATGGCTCATTCAACAGTTTCAAAACCACGTTTAATGATATTGCGGCGCGGCGCTTTGGCTCAGGCTGGGGCTGGCTCTCGACCGATAGCAAAGGCACGCTCTATCTGGCCAGTTACCCCAACCAAGATAGCCCGTATATGGAAGGTTTGACCCCATTGCTCGGGGTTGATGTGTGGGAACATGCCTACTACTTGAAGTTTCGCCAAAAACGTGCTGAATTTTTGAGCGCCTGGTGGAATGTGATCAACTGGGGCGAAGTTGGGCGGCGCTACGATCTAGCAATCGCCAAATAATTCAGCAAAACAGGCTGTTGGTAGCAATCAACAGCCTGTTTCATTTATGTCAAATAACCACTACTCTAAATTAAAACTTGCCTGTTGAGTATCGGCTGGGCGCGGCGCTTCGGGAAAGCTCAAGCCCAGATGATCGTAGGCGCGACGGGTGGCAATCCGTCCGCGTGGAGTGCGCTGAATAAAGCCTAGTTGCAAGAGATATGGCTCGTAAACATCTTCAATCGCATCAACTTCTTCGGCTGTGGCCGCCGCGAGGGTGGTTAAGCCAACCGGGCCGCCATTGAAGGTTTCGATCAAGGTACGCAACACCCGCCGATCATTCTCATCAAGCCCAAGATCATCGATTTCAAGGCTGGTCAGTGCTGCTTGGGCCACTTCGAGCGTAATATGATTATCGGCCATTACCAAGGCAAAATCGCGTACCCGCCGCAACAAACGATTGACTACCCGTGGGGTGCCACGCGCCCGCCGCGCAATCTCTAACGCTCCAGCATCATCCATTGGCGATTTCAGCAAGGCCGCCGAACGCCGCACAATATCGGTCATGGCTTCGAGCGAGTAGAATTCCAGCCGATGCACCGAGCCAAAGCGATCGCGCAAGGGCGAAGTGAGCAAGGCGAGGCGGGTTGTCGCCCCAACCACGGTAAAGCGGGGCAATTTCAAGCGCAAATTGCGGGCACTTGGGCCTTTGCCCACAATAATATCCAGCGCAAAATCTTCCATGGCCGGATACATCACCTCTTCAACGGCACGATTCAAGCGATGAACTTCATCAATAAAGAGCAGATCATCTTTTTTGAGGTTGGTTAAAATTGCCGCCAAATCGCCAGCGCGTTCGATCGCAGGGCCAGAGGTAATTTTGATATTCACGCCCATTTCGTTGGCCAAAATTGTTGAGAGTGTGGTTTTACCTAAGCCAGGCGGGCCATAAAACAGGGTATGATCAAGCGGCTCTTTGCGTTGTTGGGCCGCAGCAATCGCAATTTTGAGGTTGGCCAGCACTTTTTCTTGGCCAATATATTCGGCCAGTTTTTTTGGCCGCAAACTTTTCTCCACCACTTGATCCTCTTCGCGAGGCTTGGGTGAAATCATTCGTTGAGCTTGATCAAACGCATCCGACATGGCATCCTCCTACAGCGATTATAGCACAGACGGTCGCATGCAGGCAGGCTTGAATCATCAGCAAAAAAGCCTGTTATAATGCCCCATGCCCAATTTTCAATAGGTATACCGCGCATGGCCGATCGTCAAATTGCCCTCTGGAATGAAGAACGTGAACAGCGCAAGCGAGCCTTGCAACGTATTTTGATTACTGGCAGTAGTTTTATTTTCCTACTGATTTTATATTATGTTTTCGGGGTTGATCTCAGCGTTGGCCGCAATCAACTAGCGCTGGGCTGTTTGGTTGGGGTGCTGGTTGCCGCCGCGATTTCGGGCTGGCTGGTCAGCATCGATCAGCCAGAGTGGGCTACCCACGCGATGTTTATTCCCTACATGCTGATTATTTTGGTAGTAGCAACTCCGGTTGGGGTAACCAGCCGCGGCATGTATGGGCTATTTATTCCAATTGTGGCGGCGGCACTGCTGCTTCCAGCCCGTTGGAGCCTGATTTATGCAGCCTTTGCGGTGGTTGTTTTTGTTAGCACTGATCTACTCAGCCCACAGCCATTTTCATTAAATACCACCATTTTGAATACCTTGTTTGCCAGTGGCTGTTTTGGCACTGCCGCTGCCACCACCTCGTTTACCGCTCGCCGCCTACGTCAATTGCTCAAAACCAGTATCGACCATGGCAAGGAGCTTGAGCGCAATCAGTCAGTACTTGAGGAGCGGGTGCAAAAACGCACGCTGTATCTTGAAAAAGCGCTTGACGAATTACAACGCTCCAGCGAAACGATTCGTCAGATGAGTGTGCCAGTGCTGCCAATCGCCGAACGAGTATTGGTATTGCCGTTAGTTGGTAGTATCGACCTCTCACGGGCGGCTTTGCTCAGCGATGAACTCCTGAACACGATCTATCAACGCCGTCCACATACAATTTTAATCGATTTGACTGGGTTGACAACAATCGATCAAGCTGTCGCCGAATCGTTGGTACAAACCTTAAGCGCAGTACGATTGCTTGGGACTGAACCAATTGTGGTGGGCTTACGTAGCGAAACTGTGCAAGCCTTGCTCGATACAGGCATCGATATCAGCCATATTCGGACCTTCCGCGATGTGCAAAGTGGGCTTGGTTACGCCACCAGCAAAATCAGCTATTAAATTAATCAACTGCTTGCAAAACATTTTGCAAGCAGTTTTTATTTTTAGGCTTACCAAAACCCTAAAGCAATCAGGCAGATTTATGCGTGCACGAATCGAAATCGGTTACAAAGCGCATCAACAAACACCGCTTATGCACTATAATGCATCTGAACCAGATGGCGTTCGGCCATCGGTGCAACTAGCGTGTTATTTGGGGGCGATGATGCCGCATTCATTTGAAGCATATCTTGATGAGCAACTGAATAGTTTGCGTGAGCAGGGGGTTTTTCGCACATTACGCGAATTGCAAAGCCCAACTGGCCCACGCTCAACCATCGATGGCAAATCGGTGATCAATCTCTCATCAAATAATTATTTGGGCTTGGCTAATCATCCCGCCTTGAAAGCCGCCGCAATCAAAGCAATCGAGGAATGGGGAGTTGGTTCAGGCGCAGTTCGCACAATTATCGGCACCATGAGCATCCACGAGGAGCTTGAACAACGCTTAACTGAATTCAAGCATACTGAAGCGGTGTTAGTGCTGCAATCGGGGTTTACCGCCAATGCTGCCGTGTTGGGCGTTGTGCTGAATGATGGCGATTTGGTGATCAGCGATGCATTGAATCATGCCTCGATCATCGATGGAATTCGCCTAACCAAAGCGGCGCGGGCGGTCTATCAACACAATGATATGGCTGATTTGGAACGGGTTTTACAGGCCAACCAAGGTAAATATCGCAACACGGTCATTGTGACCGACGGCGTATTTAGCATGGATGGTGATATTGCACCCTTGCCACGCATCGCCGAGTTAGCTGAGCATTATGGCGCAATCACTATGGTTGATGATGCCCACGCATCGGGCGTGTTGGGCAAAAATGGCAGCGGCACAGTCAGCCATTATGGCATCAAACATTGGGATATTCAGGTTGGTACGCTTTCCAAGGCGAT from Herpetosiphon gulosus encodes:
- a CDS encoding superoxide dismutase, producing the protein MSERFNLSRRGFLGAVGLGSLAAIWGSKGVSAKKYGGVGKTFDQATVPTNGKFTLPSLPYDYGDLEPHLDAETMYIHHQKHHQALVTNLNAALADYPKLQSINVAELLHGLSSLPSAIQTAVRNNAGGHANHAIWWAMLSPKGGGNVGGALAAAINTKYGSFNSFKTTFNDIAARRFGSGWGWLSTDSKGTLYLASYPNQDSPYMEGLTPLLGVDVWEHAYYLKFRQKRAEFLSAWWNVINWGEVGRRYDLAIAK
- the ruvB gene encoding Holliday junction branch migration DNA helicase RuvB encodes the protein MSDAFDQAQRMISPKPREEDQVVEKSLRPKKLAEYIGQEKVLANLKIAIAAAQQRKEPLDHTLFYGPPGLGKTTLSTILANEMGVNIKITSGPAIERAGDLAAILTNLKKDDLLFIDEVHRLNRAVEEVMYPAMEDFALDIIVGKGPSARNLRLKLPRFTVVGATTRLALLTSPLRDRFGSVHRLEFYSLEAMTDIVRRSAALLKSPMDDAGALEIARRARGTPRVVNRLLRRVRDFALVMADNHITLEVAQAALTSLEIDDLGLDENDRRVLRTLIETFNGGPVGLTTLAAATAEEVDAIEDVYEPYLLQLGFIQRTPRGRIATRRAYDHLGLSFPEAPRPADTQQASFNLE
- a CDS encoding STAS domain-containing protein translates to MADRQIALWNEEREQRKRALQRILITGSSFIFLLILYYVFGVDLSVGRNQLALGCLVGVLVAAAISGWLVSIDQPEWATHAMFIPYMLIILVVATPVGVTSRGMYGLFIPIVAAALLLPARWSLIYAAFAVVVFVSTDLLSPQPFSLNTTILNTLFASGCFGTAAATTSFTARRLRQLLKTSIDHGKELERNQSVLEERVQKRTLYLEKALDELQRSSETIRQMSVPVLPIAERVLVLPLVGSIDLSRAALLSDELLNTIYQRRPHTILIDLTGLTTIDQAVAESLVQTLSAVRLLGTEPIVVGLRSETVQALLDTGIDISHIRTFRDVQSGLGYATSKISY
- a CDS encoding glycine C-acetyltransferase; amino-acid sequence: MPHSFEAYLDEQLNSLREQGVFRTLRELQSPTGPRSTIDGKSVINLSSNNYLGLANHPALKAAAIKAIEEWGVGSGAVRTIIGTMSIHEELEQRLTEFKHTEAVLVLQSGFTANAAVLGVVLNDGDLVISDALNHASIIDGIRLTKAARAVYQHNDMADLERVLQANQGKYRNTVIVTDGVFSMDGDIAPLPRIAELAEHYGAITMVDDAHASGVLGKNGSGTVSHYGIKHWDIQVGTLSKAIGAVGGYVATSSKLRQLMEHRARPFLFSTSHPPAVVASCLAAIKLLQSVEGEQLHQQLWENTKFFKAGLNKLGFNTGISETPITPVIVGDGAKAMQFSDSLFQAGVFAQGIAFPTVAKDKGRVRTIVTASHSNADLAEALNIFEHVGRSMQLI